Proteins from a genomic interval of candidate division KSB1 bacterium:
- a CDS encoding DUF362 domain-containing protein: protein MQRSEWSRRVFLRRTAMASFAPSLLSRLPLRSTLTRPEERRTAKVVWVQHKGVMDEKGNVNRDILGAMLDRAICELAGEKDPAAALAKYIHPEDVVGLKVNTLGLRQVAGTPYVSHFMAVAEVLTGRLARIIGKPERVVVWDRNNGDLQSAGYRINVEGEGMRCYGTQDTVGYDDQDYAAGERRTRFSRILTQHTTALINVPVVKTHPWSGVTGALKNHYGSIANPNDFHNNNCTQPGIPEINALPPVREKTRLIVVDALWVVFEHGPRWGLDFMQPLKAIWASTDPVAVDRVILDTIDRIRAAQKLPSVAEAALHIELAGKMGLGEWRLEKIDLNRVVLG, encoded by the coding sequence ATGCAGAGAAGTGAGTGGTCACGCCGTGTTTTCCTACGGCGCACCGCGATGGCCAGTTTTGCACCGTCGCTGCTGAGCCGATTGCCGCTCAGGTCTACCCTGACCAGACCGGAAGAGCGGCGAACGGCAAAGGTGGTCTGGGTCCAGCACAAAGGAGTGATGGACGAGAAGGGGAACGTGAATCGGGACATCCTGGGGGCTATGCTGGATCGGGCCATCTGCGAACTTGCCGGGGAGAAGGACCCGGCGGCGGCTCTCGCGAAGTATATCCATCCGGAGGACGTGGTTGGCTTAAAGGTGAACACCCTCGGACTTCGGCAGGTTGCCGGTACGCCGTATGTGTCGCACTTTATGGCTGTGGCCGAGGTCCTCACCGGACGGCTGGCGCGGATTATCGGCAAGCCGGAGCGGGTGGTGGTCTGGGATCGGAACAACGGCGACCTCCAATCGGCTGGTTACCGGATCAACGTCGAGGGGGAGGGGATGCGGTGTTACGGCACTCAGGACACGGTGGGGTACGACGATCAGGACTACGCGGCGGGCGAGCGCAGGACACGCTTCAGCCGCATTCTGACGCAGCACACAACGGCTCTGATCAATGTTCCCGTGGTCAAGACGCACCCGTGGTCTGGCGTGACGGGAGCCTTGAAGAACCACTACGGCTCGATTGCTAACCCCAATGACTTCCACAACAACAACTGCACGCAGCCGGGCATCCCGGAAATCAACGCCCTCCCGCCGGTTCGGGAGAAAACTCGTCTCATTGTCGTCGACGCTCTGTGGGTGGTGTTCGAACATGGTCCTCGCTGGGGGTTGGACTTCATGCAGCCTCTTAAAGCCATATGGGCGAGCACCGATCCCGTGGCGGTGGACCGGGTCATTCTGGACACCATCGACCGTATCCGCGCTGCTCAGAAGCTGCCGTCCGTAGCCGAAGCCGCCCTGCACATCGAGCTTGCGGGGAAGATGGGTCTCGGGGAATGGAGACTCGAAAAAATTGATCTGAACAGAGTCGTGCTTGGTTGA
- a CDS encoding DUF4981 domain-containing protein yields the protein MARAALCLLLACGCILGSAALSAQGPPIPSGKEWEDPAVNGINREPPHATLMPYADFEQARACIREASPYYLSLNGKWKFHWVPRPEERPTEFYKPEFDASGWAEIPVPSNWQMLGYDKPIYTNIRYPFPKNPPYVDHSYNPVGSYRRTFRLPREWRGRQVFLHFDGVESAFYVWMNGQFVGYSEDSRTPAEFNITSFVRDGENVLAVEVYRWSDGSYLEDQDFWRMSGIFRNVYLFSTPTLHIRDFEVQPELDERYEDAELAVTAWIRNYGTTDAPRVQLEVSLLGPDGKPVGSQPVAMNGTSLLRAGGETVLAVRAPVHRPLKWSAETPYLYTVVLALRDATGQAVEYESARVGFRKVEIKGRHLLVNGKPILIKGVNRHEHDPDTGHYVSLESMIRDIKLMKQFNINTVRTAHYPNDPHWYDLCDQYGLYIIDEANIESHGMGYAPDQTLANRPEWLSAHLERAIRMVERDKNHPCVIMWSMGNEAGDGLAFEIISDWIHRRDPSRPVHYERALDRRHVDVVSWMYPPLDHLVRYAESQPDRPLIMCEYAHAMGNAVGNLPEYWQLIEAYDALQGGCIWDWVDQGLRKRTPDGKEFWAYGGDYGDEPNDDNFCINGLVSPDRSVQPEIWEVKKVYQNVKFEPVDLFQGIIRLRNGFFFTNLRDFDLRWQLTEDGVPVQSGSLPAPDVEPQESAVVRLPLVQPRLNPGAEYWLRVSIHLRQATLWAEAGHEIAWEQFRIPYRVARAPRVEPLPGEALHITEGEGGLTIRGKGFEATFDRNSATLASLLYGGLSVIGEPEEGVRGPVLNVFRAWTDNEERLADQWYKAGLNKLRPEVRRFEWQQLSSGKAEIVTEIRYWGTDSSGFDHRCRYTVFANGWIHVANEVDPFGKLPILPRLGVRMTVAGDLEKLTWYGRGPQENYPDRKSGYAIGLWESTVTDQYYPYVRPQETGNHEDVRWLALVDEKGSGILITADETLSFAALHYTASDLDRANHIHELSPRRNIILCLDAQVLGLGNGSCGPMVLERYYVRPESVRFGFTLRPYLRTMGPLVEVARQRLD from the coding sequence ATGGCGCGTGCTGCACTGTGCTTGCTTCTCGCCTGCGGCTGTATCCTCGGCTCCGCGGCCCTCTCGGCCCAGGGCCCTCCGATTCCCTCAGGAAAAGAGTGGGAGGATCCGGCAGTAAACGGGATCAACCGAGAACCCCCGCATGCCACCCTTATGCCCTATGCTGATTTTGAACAAGCGCGGGCCTGTATACGGGAGGCCTCGCCATATTATCTGTCCCTCAACGGCAAGTGGAAATTCCACTGGGTGCCGCGACCGGAAGAGCGTCCGACGGAGTTCTACAAACCGGAATTCGATGCCAGCGGGTGGGCGGAAATCCCCGTTCCCAGCAACTGGCAGATGCTCGGGTACGATAAGCCCATCTACACGAACATCCGCTACCCCTTTCCGAAAAACCCACCGTACGTCGACCATTCCTACAACCCCGTGGGTTCGTACCGGCGGACCTTCCGTCTGCCGAGAGAATGGCGGGGACGTCAGGTCTTCCTCCACTTCGACGGAGTGGAGTCGGCTTTCTACGTCTGGATGAACGGGCAGTTCGTAGGATACAGTGAGGACAGCCGCACGCCCGCGGAATTTAACATCACTTCTTTCGTGCGGGACGGGGAGAATGTGCTGGCCGTGGAGGTTTATCGCTGGTCGGACGGCTCCTACCTCGAGGACCAGGATTTCTGGCGAATGAGCGGCATTTTCAGAAACGTCTACCTGTTTTCGACGCCCACTCTTCACATTCGGGACTTCGAGGTTCAGCCGGAGCTGGATGAGAGGTACGAAGATGCAGAATTGGCCGTTACGGCCTGGATCCGCAACTATGGCACCACCGATGCCCCGCGGGTCCAACTTGAGGTCAGCCTCCTCGGTCCAGACGGCAAGCCGGTAGGATCGCAACCCGTAGCCATGAACGGGACCAGCTTGCTTCGGGCCGGCGGCGAGACGGTGCTGGCTGTGCGCGCACCCGTTCACCGCCCTCTCAAGTGGAGTGCCGAAACCCCCTATCTCTATACGGTCGTTCTTGCACTGCGCGACGCAACGGGCCAGGCCGTGGAATACGAGTCGGCGCGGGTGGGGTTCCGCAAGGTCGAGATCAAGGGCAGACACCTTCTTGTGAACGGAAAGCCGATACTGATCAAAGGCGTGAACCGTCACGAGCACGATCCGGACACCGGCCACTACGTGAGCCTGGAGTCCATGATCCGGGACATCAAGCTGATGAAGCAATTTAACATCAACACGGTGCGTACCGCCCACTATCCCAATGACCCGCACTGGTATGACCTCTGTGACCAGTACGGCCTGTACATTATCGACGAGGCCAATATTGAGTCGCACGGGATGGGTTACGCGCCCGATCAAACCCTGGCGAATCGCCCGGAGTGGCTTAGCGCTCACCTGGAGCGCGCGATCCGGATGGTGGAACGCGACAAGAACCATCCCTGCGTGATCATGTGGTCCATGGGCAATGAGGCAGGGGACGGCCTGGCTTTCGAAATCATCAGCGATTGGATCCACCGGCGGGACCCAAGCCGGCCGGTGCACTACGAAAGGGCCCTGGATCGTCGACACGTGGACGTCGTTTCCTGGATGTATCCGCCACTCGACCACTTGGTTCGCTACGCGGAGTCCCAGCCAGACCGCCCGCTGATCATGTGCGAGTATGCCCACGCCATGGGAAACGCAGTAGGTAATCTTCCCGAGTACTGGCAGCTGATCGAGGCCTACGACGCACTTCAGGGCGGGTGTATCTGGGACTGGGTCGACCAGGGACTTCGGAAGAGAACTCCGGATGGCAAGGAATTCTGGGCCTACGGGGGAGACTACGGCGACGAACCGAACGACGATAACTTCTGCATTAACGGTTTGGTCTCCCCGGATCGCTCGGTCCAGCCGGAGATCTGGGAAGTGAAGAAGGTCTATCAGAACGTGAAATTCGAACCGGTGGACCTTTTCCAAGGAATCATCAGGCTCCGCAACGGGTTCTTCTTCACGAATCTCCGCGATTTTGACCTGCGCTGGCAGCTTACGGAGGACGGGGTTCCGGTCCAAAGCGGATCGCTTCCAGCCCCCGATGTCGAGCCGCAGGAGAGTGCCGTGGTGCGCCTCCCGCTTGTGCAGCCAAGGCTCAATCCCGGGGCTGAGTACTGGCTGCGCGTTTCCATCCACTTGCGCCAGGCTACTCTCTGGGCCGAGGCCGGCCACGAAATCGCCTGGGAGCAATTTCGCATCCCTTACCGCGTTGCACGTGCGCCACGGGTAGAGCCTCTACCCGGCGAGGCGTTGCACATCACGGAAGGCGAAGGGGGCCTCACGATCCGAGGAAAGGGCTTTGAGGCCACGTTCGATCGTAACTCGGCCACCCTGGCCTCGCTCCTCTACGGGGGTCTTTCGGTGATAGGAGAGCCGGAGGAAGGGGTGCGGGGTCCTGTGCTCAACGTGTTTCGTGCCTGGACGGACAACGAAGAGCGGCTTGCCGATCAATGGTACAAGGCGGGCCTGAACAAGTTGCGGCCCGAGGTCCGCAGGTTCGAGTGGCAGCAGCTTTCGTCGGGGAAAGCGGAGATTGTCACAGAAATTCGGTACTGGGGTACAGACAGCAGCGGCTTCGATCACCGTTGCCGGTACACTGTGTTCGCCAACGGTTGGATCCACGTCGCGAACGAAGTGGACCCGTTTGGCAAGCTTCCTATTCTCCCCAGGCTGGGGGTCCGGATGACCGTGGCGGGGGACCTGGAGAAGCTGACCTGGTACGGACGGGGTCCACAAGAAAACTACCCGGATCGGAAGTCCGGCTACGCGATCGGTCTCTGGGAAAGCACGGTCACGGATCAGTATTACCCCTACGTGCGGCCGCAGGAGACGGGCAACCACGAGGACGTGCGCTGGCTGGCCTTGGTCGACGAGAAGGGAAGCGGGATCCTGATCACAGCGGACGAGACACTGTCGTTCGCAGCCTTGCATTACACAGCCTCGGATCTGGACCGCGCCAACCATATCCACGAGCTCAGCCCGAGGCGCAACATCATCCTCTGCCTGGACGCGCAGGTCCTTGGGCTGGGCAACGGGAGCTGTGGACCCATGGTCCTGGAACGCTACTACGTGCGGCCAGAATCTGTGCGTTTCGGATTCACCCTGAGGCCCTACCTGCGCACGATGGGGCCGTTGGTGGAGGTAGCGCGCCAGCGCCTTGATTGA
- a CDS encoding alpha-L-fucosidase: MAGPGLRVRLGRQGTAPAGETRLRAGSPGRWAIIKTAKATYRAVRAVVWVSLSLSAGWVTASTPPPKPLPPLPSERQLQWHKMEMNAFVHFGINTFTDREWGTGQEDPALFNPTSLDCRQWVRVLKSAGFRGVILTAKHHDGFCLWPSRHTDHSVKASPWRSGKGDVVGELASACREAGLKFGIYLSPWDRHEPTYGDSPRYNEFYKAQLRELLTQYGEIFEVWFDGACGEGPNGKRQVYDWDGYWRLVRELQPNAVIFSDGGPDVRWVGNERGFADETNWPFLRSGVVFPGYPRYQELQQGHPDGDAYVPAEADVSIRPGWFYHSSEDGRVKSLAELVEIYFGSVGRGANLLLNVPPDPRGLIHENDAKRLAELGTYLQRAFHDNLALRAKVSASNVRGGAREFSPAQLADGEFETYWATDDSVLRAWVDLEFDPPVKLNCVGLQEMVRLGQRIRSFQVLGYRAGEGVRLAKGTTIGYKRLLRFARTEVDRLRIEILDSRACPVLAEITVYDLPPLEEAP, from the coding sequence ATGGCGGGACCAGGCTTGAGAGTCCGTCTGGGGCGGCAAGGTACCGCGCCAGCAGGGGAGACGAGACTCCGCGCGGGTTCTCCTGGCCGGTGGGCGATCATCAAGACCGCGAAAGCCACTTATCGGGCGGTCCGAGCCGTCGTGTGGGTCAGTTTGAGTCTGTCCGCAGGGTGGGTGACTGCCTCCACGCCGCCTCCCAAACCTCTACCGCCTCTCCCTTCGGAGCGCCAGCTCCAGTGGCACAAGATGGAGATGAATGCCTTTGTCCACTTCGGAATCAATACTTTCACAGACCGCGAATGGGGCACGGGCCAGGAGGATCCGGCCCTCTTTAACCCCACCTCGCTTGATTGTCGCCAGTGGGTGCGGGTCCTGAAGAGTGCGGGTTTCCGGGGGGTGATCCTCACGGCGAAGCACCACGATGGCTTTTGTCTCTGGCCCTCTCGTCACACGGACCATTCCGTGAAGGCGAGCCCCTGGCGTTCTGGCAAGGGCGATGTGGTCGGCGAACTAGCCTCAGCTTGCCGGGAGGCGGGGCTCAAGTTCGGGATTTACCTCTCCCCGTGGGACCGGCACGAGCCGACCTACGGCGACTCTCCTCGGTACAACGAGTTTTACAAGGCGCAGCTGAGGGAGCTCCTGACGCAATACGGGGAGATCTTCGAGGTCTGGTTCGACGGGGCTTGCGGAGAGGGTCCCAACGGCAAACGGCAGGTGTACGACTGGGACGGCTACTGGAGGCTGGTGCGAGAACTCCAGCCCAATGCGGTAATCTTCAGCGACGGCGGGCCAGACGTTCGGTGGGTGGGAAACGAGCGGGGGTTTGCGGATGAGACGAACTGGCCCTTCCTGCGGAGCGGCGTGGTCTTTCCAGGCTATCCGAGGTATCAAGAGCTTCAGCAGGGTCACCCGGACGGCGACGCCTACGTCCCCGCGGAGGCTGACGTTTCGATTCGGCCCGGCTGGTTCTACCACTCTTCGGAGGACGGGCGGGTGAAAAGCCTGGCGGAGCTGGTGGAGATCTATTTTGGCTCCGTGGGTCGAGGCGCCAATCTCCTGCTCAACGTGCCGCCTGACCCGCGTGGGCTAATCCACGAAAACGACGCCAAGCGTCTGGCTGAGCTGGGTACCTACCTGCAGAGGGCATTTCACGACAATCTGGCTTTGCGGGCCAAGGTGTCGGCGTCCAATGTCCGCGGAGGAGCCCGAGAATTCTCCCCCGCCCAGCTTGCCGACGGAGAGTTCGAGACCTACTGGGCTACGGACGACAGTGTCCTCCGTGCGTGGGTTGACCTGGAGTTCGACCCTCCGGTCAAGCTCAATTGCGTGGGCCTCCAGGAGATGGTTCGTCTGGGCCAGCGTATCCGCTCGTTCCAGGTCTTAGGATACCGCGCCGGAGAGGGGGTCCGGCTGGCGAAGGGCACCACGATCGGCTACAAGCGTCTTCTCCGTTTTGCCCGCACGGAGGTGGATCGCCTCCGCATCGAGATCCTCGACTCACGAGCCTGCCCCGTGCTGGCGGAGATTACGGTCTACGATCTTCCTCCGTTGGAAGAGGCTCCGTAG
- the hybB gene encoding Ni/Fe-hydrogenase cytochrome b subunit, translated as MGRSRIWSQLPRLTFWKAVLVLLWVVGAYVAVVRFTKGLGAVTNLRDDFPWGLWIGFDVLCGVALAAGGFTVAALVYIFDAGKKYHAITRPTILTAFLGYLLVIVALLFDLGRPWNIWHPIIMWNHHSVMFEVAWCVMLYTAVLALEFSPVVFERLNWQAPLRLIRSLTIVLVVAGVLLSTLHQSSLGSLYLIVPQKMHPLWYSPWLPLLFFISAVGVGLAMTIFESFLSHRAFRRELELDVLTGLARGVILVQAIYLTLRFLDLANRGVIGHAFQPSREAGLFWLETLLMSGVPMVLYSMPKLVVQRNWLFYGAVCNVLGLVMNRLNVSITALERWGGAYFPKWQEIVITATLVATGFFVFEWVAKNFPVFPREMAAEEAGGRAEGEVSYAQAM; from the coding sequence ATGGGAAGAAGCCGGATTTGGAGCCAGCTTCCGCGCTTAACGTTCTGGAAGGCGGTGCTCGTTCTCCTGTGGGTGGTGGGCGCGTACGTCGCCGTGGTGCGCTTCACCAAGGGACTTGGAGCAGTCACCAATCTGCGCGATGATTTTCCCTGGGGCCTGTGGATCGGCTTCGACGTACTGTGCGGTGTGGCCCTGGCGGCAGGCGGATTTACCGTCGCCGCTCTGGTGTACATCTTTGACGCAGGTAAGAAGTACCACGCCATCACACGACCAACGATCCTCACCGCGTTTCTGGGCTACCTGCTGGTGATTGTGGCTCTCCTTTTTGACCTCGGGCGGCCATGGAACATCTGGCATCCGATCATCATGTGGAACCACCACTCGGTCATGTTTGAGGTGGCCTGGTGCGTGATGCTTTACACCGCCGTACTCGCCCTGGAGTTCAGCCCGGTCGTTTTCGAGAGGCTCAATTGGCAGGCTCCGTTACGCCTTATCCGCTCACTTACGATCGTGCTGGTGGTGGCTGGAGTGCTTCTCTCCACCCTGCACCAGTCGTCCCTCGGATCCCTCTACCTGATCGTGCCGCAGAAGATGCACCCTCTGTGGTACTCCCCCTGGCTTCCGCTCCTCTTTTTCATTTCCGCCGTGGGCGTGGGCCTAGCCATGACGATCTTTGAGTCTTTCCTCAGCCATCGAGCCTTTCGCCGCGAGCTGGAGCTGGATGTCCTCACGGGCTTGGCGCGCGGCGTCATCTTGGTGCAGGCCATCTACCTGACCCTGAGGTTTCTCGATTTGGCCAACCGAGGGGTGATTGGGCACGCGTTCCAGCCCTCCCGCGAGGCCGGACTTTTCTGGCTTGAAACCCTACTGATGAGTGGGGTTCCCATGGTCCTCTACTCGATGCCCAAGCTCGTCGTGCAGCGCAACTGGCTTTTTTACGGGGCCGTTTGCAATGTGCTCGGTCTCGTGATGAACCGCCTCAATGTGAGCATTACAGCGCTCGAGCGTTGGGGAGGGGCGTACTTTCCCAAGTGGCAGGAAATTGTGATTACTGCGACACTGGTGGCCACCGGCTTCTTCGTATTTGAGTGGGTGGCGAAGAACTTTCCCGTGTTCCCCCGGGAGATGGCGGCTGAGGAGGCTGGTGGTCGTGCCGAAGGTGAGGTTTCGTACGCACAGGCTATGTAA
- a CDS encoding 4Fe-4S dicluster domain-containing protein has product MSKGILVDLSLCIGCESCMEACRQVNNLKPTKERRLSPDNYVIVEEIPGEGYYRHACMHCEHPTCVSVCPVAAFEKTPLGPVIWHGDKCMGCRYCLQACPFQIPTYEWHNPVPAVRKCTMCYDRVAAGGQPGCTEACPTGAILFGERKDLISEAERRLGDEPGKYVPHIYGLREVGGTSLLYISHVPFEKIPFLARNLKTEEPLPELTWRVLSKLPNVVGFGGVFLFGVYWIINRRIQLERLAQEQEKEAAKEVIEEVPLADQDQQE; this is encoded by the coding sequence ATGAGCAAGGGCATCCTGGTCGACCTCTCCCTCTGTATAGGCTGCGAATCGTGTATGGAGGCTTGTCGACAGGTCAATAACCTGAAGCCGACGAAGGAGCGTCGCCTCTCGCCGGACAACTACGTCATCGTCGAGGAGATTCCAGGCGAGGGCTACTACCGACACGCGTGTATGCACTGCGAGCATCCCACCTGCGTGTCCGTATGCCCTGTGGCAGCCTTCGAGAAAACTCCGCTGGGGCCTGTCATCTGGCACGGGGACAAGTGCATGGGCTGCCGGTACTGCCTGCAGGCCTGTCCATTCCAGATTCCCACGTACGAATGGCATAACCCTGTGCCAGCCGTGCGCAAGTGCACGATGTGTTACGACCGCGTCGCCGCCGGCGGCCAACCGGGTTGCACAGAGGCGTGCCCGACCGGAGCTATTCTGTTCGGCGAGCGGAAGGATCTTATATCCGAGGCCGAAAGACGACTGGGCGACGAGCCAGGCAAGTACGTCCCCCACATCTACGGCCTCCGGGAAGTCGGTGGGACCTCGCTGCTCTACATTTCCCATGTGCCGTTCGAGAAAATCCCCTTCCTTGCGAGGAATTTGAAGACTGAGGAGCCTTTGCCGGAACTAACCTGGCGGGTCCTTTCCAAGCTGCCGAACGTGGTCGGGTTCGGTGGTGTATTCCTCTTCGGCGTGTATTGGATCATCAACCGGCGCATCCAGTTGGAAAGGCTTGCTCAGGAGCAGGAGAAAGAAGCGGCAAAGGAAGTGATCGAGGAGGTGCCACTGGCGGACCAGGACCAACAAGAGTAG
- a CDS encoding glycine cleavage system protein H: MVALFVVFTILVCLAVDAALQRRKQRLVPVDVARVQVPKIRLARGVLHAPNHLWLRLFPDGRTRIGLDDFAQKLLGRIDAIESVGPGRRVRRGEPILWIHQGGRKLALRSPVSGSVLQVNEAIREKPEILRQNPYLQGWLLDLEPEDLGAVLPELAVAEKAARWLRREWERLREFLVQVSLARPQVGLTMADGGLPVEGVMASLDDETWSECQTRFFSLREIS, from the coding sequence ATGGTCGCGCTGTTCGTCGTCTTCACGATTCTTGTTTGCCTTGCGGTGGACGCGGCTTTGCAGAGGCGGAAGCAGCGACTCGTGCCCGTCGACGTCGCAAGGGTCCAGGTCCCCAAGATTCGCCTGGCACGGGGAGTCCTTCATGCCCCAAATCACCTGTGGCTCCGGCTATTTCCCGACGGGCGGACGCGTATTGGGCTCGATGACTTTGCGCAGAAGCTTCTCGGCAGGATAGATGCGATCGAGTCCGTAGGGCCGGGCCGTCGCGTGCGGCGTGGAGAGCCCATCCTTTGGATTCACCAGGGAGGACGCAAACTCGCCCTCCGGTCCCCCGTCTCGGGTTCCGTGTTGCAGGTGAACGAGGCCATCCGGGAGAAGCCGGAGATACTGAGGCAGAACCCGTATCTACAAGGCTGGCTTCTGGATCTGGAGCCGGAAGACCTGGGAGCGGTCCTCCCCGAACTTGCCGTAGCCGAAAAGGCGGCGAGGTGGCTCCGGCGCGAGTGGGAGCGCCTGCGGGAGTTCCTGGTCCAGGTTTCTCTCGCTCGACCGCAGGTCGGCTTGACCATGGCGGACGGTGGCCTGCCTGTCGAGGGGGTCATGGCCTCCCTGGACGATGAGACCTGGAGCGAATGCCAGACGCGGTTTTTCAGTCTGCGCGAAATCTCCTGA
- a CDS encoding glycine cleavage system protein H, which yields MLFAAFCLVCLVALTVALVANRQRRVAVAMRPSVRLGPVELPSDRYYHPGHTWAKPVERGEVLVGLDAFARRLVGEVRSIEVPSRGEKLEQGRRVWALRFDGRVLEQPSPVDGEVVEVNEAVLQQPAQLREDPYEKGWILRVRPRDQECCAANLFSSDLAKKWVELAIQDLQRSYSPLAGAVFQDGGELVEGIARHLTEEQWERFRRRYFPVA from the coding sequence ATGCTCTTCGCGGCGTTTTGTCTCGTGTGCCTTGTGGCGCTGACTGTGGCGTTGGTGGCGAACCGACAGAGGCGCGTGGCGGTGGCTATGCGCCCGTCGGTCAGGCTTGGTCCGGTGGAACTTCCGTCCGACCGGTACTACCACCCGGGACACACATGGGCCAAGCCTGTCGAGCGGGGGGAAGTGCTGGTAGGCCTGGATGCCTTTGCTCGCCGCCTGGTGGGGGAGGTAAGGAGTATCGAAGTCCCGTCGCGGGGTGAGAAGCTTGAGCAGGGGCGTCGGGTGTGGGCCCTCCGCTTCGACGGCCGCGTTCTGGAGCAACCTTCGCCTGTCGATGGGGAGGTGGTGGAGGTCAACGAGGCGGTGCTGCAGCAACCGGCTCAGCTGCGCGAGGACCCCTATGAGAAGGGCTGGATCCTGCGCGTGCGGCCCCGAGATCAGGAGTGCTGCGCGGCCAACCTATTCTCGTCTGATCTGGCGAAGAAGTGGGTCGAGCTGGCCATCCAGGATCTCCAGCGAAGCTACTCTCCCCTCGCCGGAGCGGTTTTCCAGGACGGAGGCGAGCTTGTAGAGGGAATTGCGAGGCACCTGACGGAGGAGCAGTGGGAACGCTTTCGGAGGCGATACTTCCCCGTGGCCTGA
- a CDS encoding archaemetzincin family Zn-dependent metalloprotease — MTGRIYVVPIHRPMVVNLQFLTEAITSRFGVPSLPLSLEIDLGRAHDRFRNQYHSTEILAQLLRQAPRDTLRILGLTDLDLFIPVLTYVFGEAQLGGKAAVVSCYRLKNELYGLPPDNRLLQARLLKEAIHELGHTFHLLHCDDPSCVMRVSTYVEEIDYKGDRFCAACEARLANILEDLLGAAFRKASF; from the coding sequence GTGACGGGGCGCATCTACGTCGTCCCCATCCACCGGCCGATGGTGGTGAACCTGCAGTTTCTCACCGAGGCGATCACTTCGCGGTTCGGGGTTCCTTCGCTCCCCCTCAGCCTCGAGATCGATCTGGGCCGGGCCCACGACCGTTTTCGCAACCAGTACCATTCCACTGAGATCCTGGCCCAGCTTCTCCGGCAGGCGCCGCGCGACACCCTGAGGATTCTGGGACTCACGGACCTGGACCTCTTCATTCCGGTGCTCACTTACGTGTTCGGGGAGGCGCAGCTCGGAGGCAAGGCGGCCGTTGTGTCTTGCTACCGCCTGAAGAATGAGCTCTATGGTCTGCCGCCGGACAATCGGCTCCTGCAGGCGCGCCTCTTAAAGGAGGCCATTCACGAACTGGGTCACACCTTCCACTTGCTCCACTGCGACGACCCCAGCTGCGTGATGCGGGTGTCGACGTACGTGGAAGAAATCGACTACAAGGGGGACCGCTTCTGCGCCGCCTGTGAGGCCCGCCTCGCGAACATCCTGGAGGACCTCCTCGGCGCTGCGTTCCGGAAAGCCAGCTTCTGA